A single window of Bacteroidales bacterium DNA harbors:
- a CDS encoding NfeD family protein produces the protein MTYIAIILLILIGIILILLEFLVVPGTTIAGIGGLLLMGSGVYLSYTTYGTQVGHYILLGTFLFIIISFYFSLKTKTWKKMMLNSKIDSKVDNISGKDIKPGDFGKTITRLAPIGKAIVNGSYYEAKSIDKFIDENTDIKVIKIVGNQIIVKLKN, from the coding sequence ATGACTTATATTGCTATTATACTACTTATTTTAATTGGAATTATTCTTATTCTTTTAGAATTTTTGGTTGTTCCGGGTACTACTATTGCCGGAATAGGTGGTCTTTTATTAATGGGAAGCGGAGTTTATCTTTCTTATACAACTTATGGCACACAAGTAGGTCATTATATATTATTAGGCACATTTTTATTTATAATTATTTCATTTTATTTTTCCTTAAAAACAAAAACATGGAAAAAAATGATGCTTAATTCCAAAATTGATAGTAAAGTTGATAATATTTCAGGTAAAGATATTAAACCCGGAGATTTTGGAAAAACTATAACAAGATTAGCACCTATTGGCAAGGCTATTGTGAATGGTTCTTATTACGAAGCCAAATCAATTGATAAATTTATTGATGAAAATACAGATATTAAAGTAATAAAAATAGTTGGAAATCAAATAATTGTTAAACTTAAAAATTAA
- a CDS encoding ATP-dependent Clp protease adaptor ClpS: MTSNSNNLYDPNIEESKKSKENKYHFLTLHNDDINTFEYVIDNLIEICNHDSSQAEQCAYITHYKGKCDVKKGNLKHLKPLKTKLSEKGLLVSID; the protein is encoded by the coding sequence ATGACTTCAAATAGTAATAATTTATATGATCCTAATATTGAGGAATCGAAAAAAAGCAAGGAAAATAAATATCATTTTTTAACATTACATAATGATGATATTAATACATTTGAATATGTAATTGATAATCTAATTGAAATATGTAACCACGATAGTTCTCAAGCAGAACAATGTGCTTACATAACACATTATAAAGGCAAGTGTGATGTAAAAAAGGGTAACTTAAAACACTTGAAACCTTTAAAAACAAAATTATCAGAAAAAGGATTATTAGTTTCTATTGATTAA